The genomic region ATGGCATTGTGATAACTTGGGTGTTGTACAGGCGGTCAATAGTCTTACGGCATCTTCCCCTCCTGTGGTTCGGCTGTTACAGCATTTGGTGCTGTTGTGTTTGCCTCTGAACACGTGGGTTGTGGCAGTGCATGTGCCGGGAGTTGCTAACGGAGTGgctgattctctttctcgtttgcagttGGAGCGTTTTCATCAGCTGGCGCCGGAGGCAGAGAAGGAGGGGTTGGAGTGCCCGGTTTGGCTCTGGGATCTCTTGGAGGTACTATAGCGGGTTTGTTTAGGCAGTCGTTAAGTGAGGGTACCTGGTTGGACTATGGTAAGGCGTGGCGTTCTTGGGAGCTGTGGTGTGCAAGTTTGGGAGTCGGGACTGATGGTGGGGAGGCCCCGTTCGTATTGTTTTTGGGGCATATAGTGGAGGAGGGTTGGTCGGTGGCAAGGGTTAACCGGTGTTTGGCTGGATTGGTTTTTGTTTTTAGATTGAGAGGTCTTCCAGATGTTACAAAAACTTTTTGGGTGAAACAGGTGCTGAAGGGTTTTCGGAGGGGAAGTCGGGTTGCGGACGGTAGGAGGCCGGTTTCCTTTGATTTGTTGTTAAAGGTGGGGGTTTGTGTTGAGTCGGTTTGTAGATCAGCTAGTGAGGTTCGCCTGTTTAGACTGGCTTTTTcgttggccttttttggggctttccGGTTGGGGGAGTTGGTGAGTGGGAGCATAGTTAGTTCGGGGGGTTTGGGGGGTGAGGATGTTGATTTGTATGAGGATAGGGTAGTGGTGCGAATTAGGTTATCTATGACTGACAGGGAGGGCAAGGGTTGTAGTGTGTCGTTGTATGCGATAGCAGGGTGCTTGGTTTGCCCGGGCAGTTGTTTGAGGGAGTATCGGGCGGGGGTTAGCTGGGGGGGGTGAGGGTCCTTTGTTGCGGCATGAGGATGGTTCGTCTTTGTCCAGATTCCAATTTGTGGCAGTGTTCAAAAAATGTCTGGCAGCATTGGGAATGGACTCCAGAGGTTTCACGGGTCATTCCTTCCGGATTGGGGCGGCGACTGAGGCTGCAAGAATGGGTCTGGGGGACGAAGTGTTTAAGAAGATTGGGAGGTGGGAATCGGTTAGTTTCAAGTCATACGTGCGTTTGGGGGGTTTGTGAGTTGTGTTATGCATACCGAGTTTGTCTGTGTTTTATTTTTCATCTCTTCTTGTTGCAGGTGGTGAGGCGGCGTTAGTCTGGATCCTGGGGCATtcgtttgttttttggggggctctgTGGGCCGATGTCCGGCACAACGGACGGCAGTTGGGGATTAGTAAGGAGGAGGCGGTGGTGAGATGGATTGGGCGTAGGGGGATGTTGTGGGGGAGTGTGATGGGGGAGGTACATCGGCATGCGCGGCTGGATAGGTCCCTGGATATCCTGGTGCTGCATGTGGGGGGTAATGACTTGGGGGCAAGGTCATGTCGGGAATTGATCAAGGATATAAAGTTCGACTTGTTGCGGTTGTGGTCGTTGTTCCTGGGGATGATAACTGTCTGGTCGGACATGGTGTATCGGCAGTCGTGGCGGGAAGCCAGGTCGGTTGAGAGAGTGAATAAGGCGCGGATAAAAGTGAATAGGGCGGTAGATAAGTTTGTGGCCAGGAATGGGGTGGTGGTGGTGCGGCATGTGGATTTGGAAGCGGGCACCGGAGGATTTTGGAGGGCCGACGGGGTTCATTTGAACGCGGTGGGAATTGATTTGAGGTCCTTGGGCCTGCAGGGTGGCATTGAGAGGGTATGTGGAGGAACGCGCAGGCTTGAGGAAGGAGTCAAGCTGCGCCTTGTTGGCGGGGGAaggtcatagaagctggtggtCTTGGATGGTGTGGAAAATGGGAGGGCCTCCATGaggggggctggactctcatagttggGGCATTTTTGGTTCGTTCagagaggcgtccatcagttggtgtctccgagctggagttttgcggctggaggcaagatggaagtGCTGGGTTGGCGTGTTTTTTATACATGTATGTTAGGAATTTGGGGCTTCtatgacctccctcgtcagggtaTGTCAAtgctattgttatatatatatttatatatatgttatgtatatatttatttattttattaataaacggctgctgtggccgatttaatccaaccCAGTCTGTGAGTGTTCATTTGTGGGTAAAGAAGGGGTTGGGGGTTGGGGGATTTTATGTTAGTGGCAGTAGGCCCTGGCGAATAACCAATAACCCAGtcatgctctataacatgtttTCTGCAGCTCAAActccatgttcaacatgacaggttccctttaagccaggcatcctcaaactgcggccctccagctgttgcaaaactacaactcccagcatgcccgaacagcctacaggtatcagcctacagcagggcattgtgggagttgtagttttacaacagctggagggccgcagtttgaggatgcctgctttaaacCATGAACTCTACAATTAGAGAGAACTTTCTACAACTTACTACTGAATTTATAGCCCCACATCACACACCTATGACCTTGGTACAACTCTGAATATTGACATTTATCTTTATTAGAcaatttatttttcataaaatgtGGAACAATGGAGTTAACAATGGTGATTTGTTTTTCTACAAATTTAAACTCAGGCATTAGACCTTTTATATTTCAAAGTACAAAGTCATTATTTTCAAAGCGTGTTTTTTGGCACCAGATATAATCAAGGAAATCaccttaaggccgaatgcactatacgagtgtattactgtacagcagcggcggcatgaagcgcacggcgtcatagcaaccaatgacgccgtgcgctcctgctctgaacaggaatccagcccggcataccacggaccgctctcggccacggaacacggccgtgtgctttCGGCCTAAGACAGTGTTATCATTTTGACTTGTTCGAGGGCAACCACTTCTTGAGAGTGATTTTTACTTCATTGTTTCTCAGACAGTATATGTAAGGATTACACATGGGAGTGAATGCTGTATACAGGAGAGTGACAAATTTATCCTTGTGAGGTGACGAAACAGATGAAGACCTGAAATACATGGAGACGGCCGAAGCGGAGAAGAGCAAGAAGACCATAAGGTGGGACGCACAGGTGGAAAAAGCCTTCTGTCTACCTGTGGATGAGCGAATACGAAGAATAGAGATGATAATACGAACATAAGAAAGGACGGTAAGTGAAGAAGGCACCAGGGCCACCAGGGAGCCTTCTGTGAAGATCAGAAGTTGGTTGAATGTTGTGTCGGAGGAAGATATCTCCAGGAGTGGAGGGATGTCACAGAAGAAGTGAGGTATATGTTCTTGGTGATGAAAGTCCAACCAAGATGTCACAATAGCATGGAGGAACGCGTGTAAAGAAGCACACACACAACACACGCTACACATAGTCAAGCATGTGTGCCTATTCATGATTGCCGAATATCTCAGTGGGTGGCAGATAGCGACATACCGGTCATAAGCCATCACAGACAGTAACAAGTTTTCACTATTTCCAAAGGTGTGAAAGAAAAAGATCTGAGTAATGCATGAGGGGAGGGAGATGATGGCTTCCTGGCTTAACATTGTAGACAACATACTGGGGACAGTGGTGGAGGAAAATGAGAAGTCCATGAGAGAGAAGATCCTTAAGAGCTGGTACATTGGGGATTGAAGACGGGGATTGAGCGCTATGACGCTTAACAGCATGGCGTTTCCAGAGATAGTGACCAGATAAATGAGAAGAAAGCATATGAAGAGTGGAAGACGGAGTGCGGGAGCGTCCGAGAGGCTGAAAAGGAAGAATTCTGTAGGTGGAGTGATGTTCATCAGGTGtgatggtgatgatgatgatggaaaCCCTGTGAAGGAATGATATATTCTGATGATGATAACACTGGATTTACTTTTATTACAAAGAACAAAATCAGAAAGAAAAACAACATGACACAAAGTTTAGAGGAAAACGGTGGCAAGCGCGACTTCATTTATTTATTACGTACCAGCTTCGCCATCACTTAGAGAAGCCCGGCCCAAATCTCAGCACCTCAACCGTCTCACTTGCCAGCAGGACTATTTGTCCGAAACTAGTTTCACCACCAGTTTGTTGCCGGTTGGGCTACCTCACCCCAAACCAAGTTTTTGCATCATCCCAAACCTACAGCTTTTCAACCCCCATGAAGGACATCCCGTTCAGACGTGTCCCTGCCCACAGACAGCCGGTACCCTACTCATCAATACCTAGCCCGACATGTGGGTCTGCCAGGTATCACTTGGTACCACCTAGCTGGTTGAAATTCTGCCAACAAAAAGTCCTTAATACCCTGCATATTACAGAAAACTCACATGTACTGTTCATTTATACCCTCAGAGGCATCTTTCCAACAAATAATTACTACAAATGCTCAAACCTATATCTGATAGGTGACACAGTCAGCCCTATACAAACCAAGGCAGCTGGAATTGATGCAATCATGGTTCATGATTGAGACTCCCCTTGACAGGACAAACTTCTTGAAGGCCTTGTTAACCTTTCTTCTCGATTTCTCCACCACAAGGATGCTGTCTGCATACCACCATACCCTTCTTTGTATAATATGAGATCACTTTAGGTATGACCACCTTACCGCCTACCTACCAATGGCCCCTCTGATGTCAGGAATCAACTGTAGTGATTGTGTAGTTTTGATGTCATTTCCTCTAGAATGGATGACCAGGATATCTAAAGCCAGGGCCCTAAACCGTTGCCTCTCCTATTAGCTCCTGCATTTGACACCACTTCAGCTCTTTGGCAGGATCCTTTGCCTGGGTCTTAATCACTTCCTAGTTTTGTAAAAACAAACAACACTGCCGCATGGTTGCAGCCTTACCTTAGGACACCCTCCCCCATTCTCATCTTACCCAGCAGTTTCCACAACACCTGTGTGTTACTTTCACTAGCATACTTttccctaaaggggtattcccatctgggacaatgggggcatatcactaggatatgtccccattgtctgataggtgtgggtaccagGTTTTCCTGGGTCCGGCCAACACCAAGTGCtctcaccatagaagtgaatgggagtataCCACGCTTGAGCGGCCACCACTAGCATTCTTTTCcatggggccgatggaaatagtCGAGCCGGCGCTcgactattttcggcagccccatagaaatgaatgaagtgcAGTCGCACATGTGCAGCGCACCCCCTGGGACTCTGCCGGgtgccagcggtgggacctgcacctatcaaacaatgggggcatatcctagtaacatgcccctattgtctgagatgggaatacatgTCTTTCAGGCCCTTTTTTTTAGGCTGCCTGCCAGAGAGCTTCTGACCAGGACATCGAGAATGGAATTACAACATTGTTAGGTCATGGCTCACATATAATGCAAGCATTAGCGGCTAGTCTGAAATATTTCTGCCATTTTACCCTGGATAATCTACTACCTCATTGTTGACTCCAGGGACGCGTCTGTCCTGAACCGAATGTTGCATTGCATACACCTCAACACTAATTTCCTGAGCAGTGTCAGTACTGGCCCTATCTTGGGTGACAAGTTATTTGCACTGACCACATTCATGGTGTCTGACCAAAACATAAGCCATTTGTGCTTCAGCCCTTTAGCCCAGAGCTCTATCGCCACCACAACAGGGAACCTCTCCAGTAAAACCAAATTCCTCCCCATACCATTGCTTTTCCATGCTACTGAACACTGTCCCATGCACCATCTACCACCCCAATATGCACCAAAACTTGAGGACCATGCTGCGGCCTTGAACTGCCTCAACTTCTGATCTGACTGTGGGTCTTCCAGCCACAGTGCTACCCCATTTAATTTTGCCAAGAGTCTATCCCATATCATGACATCTCtcaattcctttgttattcttAACTTGTTGAGTTCATTCTTCACCCCCACTGTACTCAGTTTTACAGAACGTCTTCCCCAtaggtaaaacaaaacatgcaaagtTGAGGGactccagcctcttcctctgataAATCAGCAGATGTATCGGAGGTCGACTCACCCAGGTCGTCAGTGCCTCTCCAACCGAGGCTCCATTTGCTCTGGCGCCAACATTTCTTTGGCCTTGGTCTTACTTTTCTGAGCTCCTGTAACACAAACACAGGCTGAGTATCTGTTCCTTTCCTCCCCGTTTCTGACTAGCCCTACTCTCCGATGGGCCATGCTGTTCCATTGTTTTTGCTTGTCTAACTTGTCTATTGCACTTCTCATACCATCAGCAGTACCACCTAGTGTCCACCACTGTGGATCTTGCCTTGTTCCTATGAGGATTAAATTTAGTGCATGCAATATTGGGCCCTGGCTCAAAGGTCCCTGTAACCAAACATTTAGCAAAACCGCAGCACTTTTCTTATGTCAGTGTCTCAAAGGTCTATCGATTGAGCAAACTTCATAGCAATGCTCGACTTGCACAGAAGTCTTTATCAAACCTTGATAAAGACTTCTGTGCAAGTCAAAACATCACTATGAAGCTTGCTCAATAAATTGAGAAAGGTGCTAAATTTTTTATACATGTTAGCTTGCCTATTGGCTCCCACCCCCTGTCACATGGGGAATCCATACCCAATATGGTCCTTGCACAGGAGGAGCTTCCGGCACTGAAAATGATGGTGCAGTGCCCATGCTAATCTGCAGCACCCTATCTAACCCTGAGTGTCCCTCCTGGTTTAAGGCCTGGGCATGTGAGGAGAAGTAGCCTGCATAAGTACATGTTGATGGCTTACATTGGGTAACTGTGAGTGCTGGGAACTCCCATTATTGTGGTTTGAAATAGGAGGAGCATTTTGCAGAAAAGTCGGGTCACTGCAGGATGGATTATACTAGGGCTGGGCAGGGAATTGTTCCCCAAATCATCAGCCCATCCCTTAAATAGAGAGTTAAATGGGTTCTTACCCTGCCTTGCAGTATCTTTAAATCATTGAGGGATAATCACCTTCCGCCTCAGCCTCATTCCAAACAGGAATTCTTCTGCCTCCTCACAGTGTGGCCATCCTTGTTCCAATGTAGCATCATTACTGATTGTTTCTGAACCTCCCAGAGTGATCTTTAGGTCAGTGAAGGAATCCCGTGGATGCGCACTGCCCCAACTAGAACCAAAATTTGCTCTGCCCAAGACCTCCCCAGCCCCCCAAGACCTCCCCAGGACCTCTCACTACCCGTAGCCAACTAGCTGTCTATTACTTTCCCTGCCCTAAATTACCTATTGTCCCCAGGAACTCTCTCCCTCCACCAACCGCTCTCTCCATCTCCAGCTTTGTCCTCACCCCACCCTGCTGCCACCAGACCCTCATTTCAGTAACCTCCTGTAGGGGTAATTGCAGTGGCTTCCTTATTGCTCCTCGCACTGAGTTCCCACCTCTTTCTCTCTAGTATCTGAAATCTGGACGTAGACTAGATAAATTCGGTCTTTACTAATCCTCTGCCctcttatctccattttctgtggaGTGTCTGTTAAGTTTCTGAGGTACCTCCTTCCACTATCAGTGACAGACAGTTTTTTCAGATTCCGTTTCTATGCACAGTTTGTATGGCTTTTAGTAGAACCAAATCCTAGGTGTCTTATTACATTGCTCTTCCAGCCCCACCACCAACGCACACGGTCATCTCCAAGACTCCTCTTGTGCTTCCTTTCCTCTCTTGAAATCCCTTCCTCAATCTCCAACCCTCCAAATCCGCAAATGGAACATGAAAACTCCCCCGAGGAACTGATTCTATAAGTTTTCTCTGGCTTCTGTCTTGCGGGGATACAATTGCCTGTTCCTGCCCCCATGTatttattagggctcatgcacatgaacatattttttttctgtgtctgctcctttttttttttttcggcccATATGCAGAGccagtcatttcaatggttcGCAAAACAAAACGGAAATAACTCTATGTGCATTACGTTTCAGTATGTCCgcatggtccgcaaaaaagatagaacgtgtcctattcttgtccgttttgtggacaaggataggcatcgTTACAATGCGTGATTTttgcatctgtattttttgcggatccttgttttgcggaccgGAAAATACATACGGCCATGTAGGGTCGTGAGCCCTTAACCTGTATTTCACATAGATTGCAAGCTCCTCTGCACAGGGACCTGGTCCATAATGTGTTTGTGTGTGCTTTGCTGCTCTCCATATTGTGGCAATGATATTATATCCCATTGAAATTAAAGGGGCTCTACACCTTTTTATCCTttcgatagatcatcagcatctgatcgatgggggtctgacacacgggacccccgccaatcagcagcAGTGCTTACAGTAGCGAAGGGGTCTTCTCGCTGTTTTCcgaaggccagtgatgtcactggcctgggtacagaacccctttaaagtttactCACCGGTATATGTGGAGGAATAGTAATGACTGACTGGTGTTTGCTCATATACAGGGACCTCTGTATACAAGGACCAGGCATGCTGGGTTTTGTAGTTCCTTTAACCCCTCTCCGACATCATACGTCCATGCACCCTCATTAGCATCACCACGTAAAAAAAATGCCTGAACTGTTAAAACAGAATTGTATATTTATCCCATACTGTGAAggcataacggaaaaaaaatcaaagtcgTCGCTTCGCAGTTTTTTGGTTGCTTCCCCTCGCGAACAAAATTGaatagaaagtgatcaaaaagtctcacaccgtaaaatggtaccaataaaaactatagatttccctgtaaaaaatgagcccccatacagctctgtagacgtaaatataaaaaaactgtggaagtcagaatatggtgatgaaaagaaaaaaaaaagttttttttattgtattaaaacacaagaactatataaatgtggtatcactgtaatcatactgacccgcaGAATGAAGGGAAACATGTCCGTTTTAATGCATAGGCGAcgccgtgaaaaaaaaactgcggcgcaattgtctttttttctccatattatcccactacattgcatgcaatattaaatgctcctgcaagccctcataaagccaggtgaatggaaaaataaaaaaggaaaagaaaggcagggataaaaaaacaaaacaaaaaaacacggcGACAGGAAGGGATTACGGTTTTTCCACCCCTAACATTGCACTGTATTACATATAAAACTCTATAAAATGTCCAGTTTGCAGTAATAAAGCTCTTCTACCACAGGTGTCATAGAAGTAATAGTAGTAGCAAAGCTGACCGACTGTGTATGACCCTCAGTGCATCTAATCCACAATCTCTGATTATTATCCCGATAGCCGCCCCTTATATAGAGAGCGCAGAGCCTGGCGCCATCGGTACAAGAAATAATGAGGTCCCTGCTGACCGTGGGGCACATGGGACAGTCATGTCAGTGTCTATACAGCATTGCTTCAATCACCTGTCCATTACTACCACATATTGATATACTTAAAGTGGCCATGTGAAAAGTTTAGATCAGTGGacgtctgagtgctgagacccccaccgatctccaGAATGAGGACTTGCGTGCTCTCTCTCCTGGCTGCACCAGACGGGCCCATAGACTTTATATTGAGTCCGTCTCCCTTCCTGTCCTTCAGCG from Bufo gargarizans isolate SCDJY-AF-19 chromosome 9, ASM1485885v1, whole genome shotgun sequence harbors:
- the LOC122919732 gene encoding putative gustatory receptor clone PTE03 — encoded protein: MNITPPTEFFLFSLSDAPALRLPLFICFLLIYLVTISGNAMLLSVIALNPRLQSPMYQLLRIFSLMDFSFSSTTVPSMLSTMLSQEAIISLPSCITQIFFFHTFGNSENLLLSVMAYDRYVAICHPLRYSAIMNRHTCLTMCSVCCVCASLHAFLHAIVTSWLDFHHQEHIPHFFCDIPPLLEISSSDTTFNQLLIFTEGSLVALVPSSLTVLSYVRIIISILRIRSSTGRQKAFSTCASHLMVFLLFSASAVSMYFRSSSVSSPHKDKFVTLLYTAFTPMCNPYIYCLRNNEVKITLKKWLPSNKSK